Genomic segment of Notolabrus celidotus isolate fNotCel1 chromosome 1, fNotCel1.pri, whole genome shotgun sequence:
CATGCTGCATTGTGCTTTCAAAATGCATTAGTTTTAGCACTGAAGATTTTGACTCCTTCTAAGGAGGTCATGATTTTTGTGCCATTTCTCAGCTGGATTACTGGAAAACTACAGATCGGGTTTACATTACACCTGAAACACGTAGCAGGGTCAAAGGTGAGCCCATTGAATTCTGGAGAACATTGGGGTCAGACTTGTTCTCTGTATGCTGCAAATTTGACTTTGACTCAAGTATAAATTTTGATCTTGtagctgttttgttttccattATAGTTTTTGCTGTCAAGCAGCCATGATCAGGGATTTccagttttattatttaatatttatgcaCCTGTAGGTGATTGTTGTCTTGCCTACATTTCACAAACGTATACTTAGCATGGTACTTTATATCAGTTTTGAGGTACTCAAATGGTGACACTTTAGGGACAACCACAGTGATAAAATTTTGGTACTCAGGGAATTTATCACAGAGGACAGGTCTCTTGGCCATGTCAAATGTCTCTGAGTGCCCCTCTAGCTTTATGAAAAAAAGATCTCTCATAAACTGTTTAAATTTGCCATTATATGATCAAAAATCAGCTttcggggtgctggtggcctagtggtctaagcgccccacatacagaggctacagtcctcattgcaggggtcgccggtttgattcccggccgcgaccatttcctgcatgtcttcccccacatttcctgtctctcttcagctgtcatataaaataaaggcaaaaaggccaaaaatataacttgaaaaaaacaaaaaacagctttctaGGACAGACTTTGGACGACTCATAGATGTTGATCCCAGTTTATTTACAGTAAAATTGCATGATAATTACAGTATTTCCAGTGTTACAACCCATGATATTCTTTTTTCTGTCAGAGGCCTTTTTTTGTTAAACAAGTAAAAATCTCCAAAGTGGCACAGCTCACTTAGTTCAACATTAGCTGAAATTGGTTCCTTAACTGAAGCACAGTTTGGCTGAGTAACTTTGCCCATGAGCTAATATGTCTGGCATTAGTTCATGTGCTGCTGAAGCCGTGATGGCAGCTTCTCCAGGGAGTCCAGTCGATGCTCTGGAGGAACAACAGAGTGGTTGTACTTGTTATGTCTGTCCAAAAGGAAGCCGTGAATGCCCACAGAGCGAGATGCAAGGTAATCTTTCTCCAAGTGGTCCCCTATGTGGGCTACACAAGCAGCTGGTACACCACATTTCTGCAGTGCCAGATCAAAGATGACAGGACTTGGCTTCGCTATACCGGCTTCCTCTGATGTGATCAGAAAGCTGAAGTGAGACAGCAGGCCACAAGCATGTAAAATCTCTTCTAGGCGGCGATCGAAGTTTGATACCACACCATGCTTCAGTCCCAGAGAGGAACAGCTCTGGAGGGCCTTTTCTGAGTCTGAaaatacctaaaaaaaaacaaaaaacagatgtAGTATTAATGTGAGAACACGCTTCACAAAATtgaacttttaaaacacactgaacaaaTAAAAATCTTTGATGTCAAATTAGACGCCTgatttttgctttatttatctacgggctgtttttttctgattaatCTGAAAAGCAGGTTTTATAAATTTGAGATGAACTGATTCATTTGAATGTGTATGCTTTATATGTCTCCCTTTATTACCTCCCAATTATCTGCATGACAGAAGTTTTGATAAAGGTTCTGAGCCATAGTATTTAGCAGGGCTGGGTCCTGTACTCTGCACCGGGAGAACGTGCCCTggaccacctccatccaccaagCCCGGCCATCCAGGCCCTGAGTGACGCCGTAGTTTGGGTATCTACTGGACTGATGTTTATATGCTTGGAGGAAAGCAGCTTCAACCTCCACAGGACTGAAGTTCAAGCCCATTCGCTCAGCTTCCTTGCAGTACTGCTCTCCCACAGAGGCTCGCACCTTCAGCAGGGTGTCTTTCACATCCCACAGTACCCAGCGCAGAGGAGCACGCATTACATCTACAGAGGTACACAACAGACGTGATGGATTAATGTTTGAGCAAAACCAGAAAGGAAGTTATTCAGACATCATTCAGATAAACCAAAAGGGCCTGTGCCATAGATCATTAACATTGCTAACTTTATGGTGTGGCAAACTGCGATTACCATTTTGAAACGTCATTCGGATTTCTCCCAAACCCTACAGTTACTTTAAATTGACGAAGACATTTTGAGTTCTCAAAGTTAGAGCAgcacatttttataataatataatgattGATCTGTTACATTCAGGTGTGCCAGGACTCACAGGATTACAATCCTGAAACTAAGTAGCTAAATTGAATTCAGCCATCCATAATTGAATTATTTACATCCGTGCCATTGTAATCTGAGCTGTCAAAGAACTTGTGGAAAGGCTTTTTGTATGTCATCTTTTGGGTGGTAAACTGCAGATGAAAAGGTGTCTGATGAAAGAACATTTTAGATCAAAATTTGACAAAGTAACACAAGTCTTATTTTGTGTGATTTATAAAAGTCCCACACATTCAGATGAATTCTCCGCAGGGCACTATAAGGGGGCTAATCTAGCCATGGACTGTATCTTAGTGTGAAAGCATGAATCCAGAACCGACCCGACCCGAACggacttggtgccctaggcaagattttaactggtgccccttgtattataaccaactccaacaatcacatcacatatgcACTGAAAGACACCTggcatccagctttatgttttacaggtttcctttgattaaaaataaaaatgacctctaaaagaacgttaataaaatggtaacaaCAATGATATttcgcaggaaaataattatacaatttcaaaatgcataatgtaatagtagtagggttgcaaagggatggaaagttaagctggggcatttgggaaatattccaaattggaaactttccaatttggaatttatgggaattgagggtaaatTAATGTTTAGgtgtcatatccaagcataaatatttattttgttataagcagacatccatgcaaaataatacaattagaACAGAttgatttgtaagtagaactttatcaagtgttaaatatttcattgaacaatcaattatttcattgaagaataaaaacatgtatgttGAGTTAAAATATTACTCAttcccccgacccaacccattcaaaaattaacaaaaaatgcaatcccaacaaagtcccatacaaaatgttaaatgataagaaactctctccctctaacaaagtcccattcaatgCAAATGAAAAAGCATCTGCAACTGTACTTGGATGAAATCTGGCTGTTTTAGTCAGGATaatactaaaatatattttccccaactatatttaagttcactAATAAGAGCCAACATTCAATTTAGtgaattcctggtttattcccgtcaattcccatggaaagtttccaactttgaaaattcccggaattttgcaaccctaaacaGTAGTAGAATGTATTCAGTCCTTATATAACACAATACTTtccacagtgcagacactttaaacaaagcaacactaatgtattaagtgatgactgaaaaggcagaagcaaaatgcttattgaAGCCTAGCCTATATTTTCTATATATTTAAagaacagcttccaaagtgtaaggaagacaacaaaaacaaaacaaaaacaggtaaatcatgaacacttaaaaacttcaaaaactgctttgagtacgattatttttaaaaccaaacgtgaatcacaagcttttaaatgtttactggcatcattccgcaatttaatccaaaattaaattagataaaacaatatcatttttctttttatcttcaaattttgGCTGGTGCCTCTAGCATGTTCCTTTACTGCCTATGCCATACGCCGGCC
This window contains:
- the hdhd3 gene encoding haloacid dehalogenase-like hydrolase domain-containing protein 3, with the translated sequence MRAPLRWVLWDVKDTLLKVRASVGEQYCKEAERMGLNFSPVEVEAAFLQAYKHQSSRYPNYGVTQGLDGRAWWMEVVQGTFSRCRVQDPALLNTMAQNLYQNFCHADNWEVFSDSEKALQSCSSLGLKHGVVSNFDRRLEEILHACGLLSHFSFLITSEEAGIAKPSPVIFDLALQKCGVPAACVAHIGDHLEKDYLASRSVGIHGFLLDRHNKYNHSVVPPEHRLDSLEKLPSRLQQHMN